A DNA window from Vanacampus margaritifer isolate UIUO_Vmar chromosome 19, RoL_Vmar_1.0, whole genome shotgun sequence contains the following coding sequences:
- the il17a/f3 gene encoding interleukin 17a/f3 has product MFALRVVLLLGLVTALHSTSGSPMDKVRVRRRGGLKRKTVRLVVENWMHGSGDLMVSSSVPNIANMSLSPWTYKESSVSSRLPRVLSSAHCLTSACLSHESDQVDATLEVKPIKYQVLVLRRVTNQKPNSNLRKKNKKRFRLETETITVGCTCIRRTV; this is encoded by the exons ATGTTTGCG ttgagagTTGTCTTGTTGCTGGGCCTGGTTACTGCGTTGCACTCCACCAGCGGCAGCCCCATGGACAAAGTCCGGGTGCGCCGTAGAGGTGGACTTAAGAGAAAGACAGTGAGGCTGGTGGTGGAGAATTGGATGCATGGATCTGGCGATCTGATGGTCAGCAGTTCTGTCCCAAATATTGCCAACATGTCTCTGTCACCCTGGACTTACAA GGAGTCCAGTGTGTCATCTCGTCTCCCTCGGGTCCTCTCCAGTGCACACTGTCTGACTTCTGCTTGTCTCAGCCACGAGAGTGATCAGGTGGATGCGACCTTGGAGGTCAAACCTATCAAGTACCAGGTCCTGGTTCTGCGCAG AGTCACAAACCAAAAGCCAAATAGCAACTTGAGGAAGAAGAATAAGAAGAGGTTCAGACTGGAAACAGAGACAATCACAGTGGGCTGTACATGCATAAGGCGGACTGTTTGA
- the paqr8 gene encoding membrane progestin receptor beta, producing the protein MSSCSSQAVELLWEASKYSLCLCLSLQGRAASRRTTGSIDTHWVIHTQDPAMSGDFLQRLSTFIASAKHIGQLPRLSDLASSSLPLPSPTVISSQVPSLFREPYILSGYRPVHQKWRCYLFSLFQRHNESLNVWTHLLAALVLLRCWWAKIGAMGYTFTAASLPLCLFFVSSLTYLFFSAAAHLFQSHSEHAHYFFFFMDYVGVAIYQYGCSLGHYFYASEPAWRDSCFGSLFLPGAAFLGWLSCASSCFAKSRYRRPYPVGRKICQLIPSTLAYLLDISPVIHRLLTAAWVEEPSLPFHALQVASFLLSAVFFSCPIPERFFPGRCDFLGQGHQIFHLFLSLCTLFQLEALFWDYVRRKDTLVETFGESQLWCACMSFPALFLFCILTALVTMRHKQKQLQGQKERDH; encoded by the exons ATGTCGTCATGTTCTTCTCAGGCTGTGGAGCTTCTGTGGGAGGCGAGCAAGTATAGTTTATGCTTGTGCCTTTCATTGCAGGGACGTGCTGCTTCCAGGAGGACAACGGGTTCCATCGACACACACTG GGTCATCCATACACAAGACCCAGCGATGTCCGGAGACTTTCTACAGCGACTCAGCACCTTCATCGCGAGCGCAAAGCACATCGGCCAACTCCCCCGACTTTCCGACCTGGCATCCTCTTCCCTGCCGCTGCCCAGCCCCACTGTCATTTCCTCTCAAGTCCCCAGCTTGTTTCGGGAACCCTACATCTTGTCAGGATATCGTCCTGTCCATCAGAAGTGGCGCTGTTACCTCTTCAGCCTCTTCCAGAGACACAACGAATCCCTCAATGTGTGGACTCACTTGTTGGCGGCTCTTGTGCTCCTACGTTGCTGGTGGGCTAAAATAGGAGCCATGGGGTACACCTTTACGGCAGCCTCTTTGCCTTTATGCCTCTTCTTTGTGTCTTCGCTTACGTATTTGTTCTTTAGTGCAGCAGCCCATCTTTTTCAGTCTCACTCTGAGCATGCAcactatttcttcttcttcatggaTTATGTGGGTGTGGCTATTTATCAGTATGGATGTTCCCTTGGACATTATTTTTATGCATCTGAGCCAGCATGGAGAGACAGCTGCTTTGGCTCTCTGTTCCTGCCCGGCGCTGCTTTCTTGGGCTGGCTTTCCTGTGCAAGCAGCTGTTTCGCCAAATCCAGATATCGGCGTCCGTATCCCGTGGGTCGTAAAATCTGTCAGCTGATCCCTTCCACCCTAGCGTATCTGCTGGACATCAGTCCTGTGATTCACCGGCTTTTGACTGCAGCCTGGGTGGAGGAGCCCTCACTGCCCTTCCACGCCCTCCAGGTCGCTTCTTTCCTTTTGAGCGCTGTCTTCTTCTCCTGCCCTATACCTGAGCGCTTCTTCCCAGGCCGCTGTGATTTTCTGGGCCAAGGTCACCAGATttttcacctgtttttatccctGTGCACACTTTTTCAACTGGAGGCTCTCTTCTGGGACTATGTCAGGCGGAAGGATACATTGGTGGAGACGTTCGGGGAGAGCCAGCTGTGGTGTGCCTGTATGTCCTTCCCCGCCCTGTTCCTGTTTTGCATTTTGACAGCACTTGTAACAATGAGGCACAAACAGAAACAACTACAGGGTCAAAAAGAGAGAGACCATTAA
- the stmn4 gene encoding stathmin-4 — protein MTLAAYKEKVKELPLVSLFCACFRPQNLEKATYKAEDAVDLGWSAIKDVEVKELNKRASGQAFEVILKPPSFDGLPDLNGSMPQRRDPSLEEIQKKLEAAEDRRKGQEAELLKHLAEKREHEREVIQKAFEENNNFIKNAKEKLEQKMEANKENRDALLAAMLERLQEKDKHAEEVRKNKELKEEACR, from the exons ATGACTCTCGCAG CCTacaaagaaaaagtgaaagAGCTCCCCCTGGTGTCTCTGTTTTGCGCCTGCTTTAGGCCACAGAATTTGGAAAAGGCTACGTATAAGGCAGAAG ACGCAGTGGATCTGGGATGGAGTGCCATCAAGGACGTGGAGGTCAAAGAGCTAAACAAGAGGGCATCGGGTCAGGCCTTCGAGGTCATCCTGAAGCCGCCATCGTTTGATGGGTTACCGGACCTCAATGGATCCATGCCGCAACGTAGAGACCCATCCCTAGAGGAGATCCAGAAGAAGCTAGAGGCCGCCGAGGACAGACGAAAG GGCCAGGAGGCGGAGCTGCTGAAGCACCTGGCAGAGAAGAGGGAGCACGAGCGCGAGGTGATCCAGAAGGCCTTTGAGGAGAACAACAACTTCATCAAGAACGCCAAGGAGAAACTGGAGCAGAAGATGGAGGCAAACAAAGAGAACAGGGATGCTTTGTTGGCCGCCATGCTGGAGAGGCTGCAGGAGAAG GACAAACATGCGGAGGAGGTGAGGAAGAACAAGGAGCTGAAGGAGGAGGCCTGCCGATAG
- the mcm3 gene encoding DNA replication licensing factor MCM3, with protein MATDVVDDRLMREAQRDYLDFLDDDQDRGIYQSKVRDMISENKSRLIVNINDLRRHNDARAAKLMNNAFEELIAFQLALKDLVASVDATYAKQYEEFNIGLEGSFGSKHVTPRTLTSRLLGSMVCVEGIITKCSLVRPKVVRSVHYCPATNKTMERKYTDMTSLDAFPSNAVYPTKDEENNPLETEFGLSVYKDHQTITVQEMPENAPAGQLPRSVDIILDNDLVDVVKPGDRVQVIGTYRCLPGKKGGFTSGTFRTIMIACHVKQMSKEASALFTADDISKIRNFSRSRSINAFDQLSRSLAPSIHGHEYIKKAILCMLLGGVEKVLENGSRLRGDINILLIGDPSVAKSQLLRYVLHTAPRAIPTTGRGSSGVGLTAAVTTDQETGERRLEAGAMVLADRGVVCIDEFDKMSDMDRTAIHEVMEQGRVTIAKAGIHARLNARCSVLAAANPVYGRYDQYKTPMENIGLQDSLLSRFDLLFIVLDQMDPEQDREISDHVLRMHRYRDPREQEGAAMALGGSVDVLATDDPDVVAQEHEELQVYEKHNNLLHGNKKKREKIVSKEFMRKYIHIAKGVTPVLTEEAANHIAEEYSRLRSQEQLGTDIARTSPVTARTLETLIRLSTAHAKARMSKVVEMEDSEVAVELVQFAYFKKVLEKEKKRSKKGHASGSDVEEEEASTQQTPRSQRKRVRRGSQGSEPYSPYDFSEEQDVPEIQATSVKKTKAKQVEEEQMDATSQADASELSTERLKEFKSSLFAVFQSAHAQSVNMQALLDGVNKERQVRFTESEVRTALTRMQDDNQVMVADDIIFLI; from the exons ATGGCTACCGATGTTGTAGATGACCGTTTGATGAGGGAGGCGCAGAGGGATTATTTGGATTTCCTCGATGACGAT CAAGACCGGGGCATCTACCAGAGCAAAGTCCGTGACATGATCAGCGAGAATAAGTCTCGTCTCATTGTCAACATTAACGACCTGAGGAGACACAACGATGCACGGGCTGCAAA GTTGATGAACAACGCTTTTGAAGAGCTGATTGCCTTCCAGCTGGCCCTGAAGGACCTGGTGGCCTCAGTGGATGCCACCTATGCCAAACAGTACGAGGAGTTCAACATCGGCCTGGAGGGAAGCTTTGGCTCCAAGCACGTCACCCCCAGGACACTCACATCGAGGCTGTTGGGCAGTATGGTCTGTGTGGAAGGCATCATCACCAAGT GTTCTCTTGTGCGCCCCAAAGTGGTTCGCAGCGTCCACTACTGCCCTGCCACCAACAAGACCATGGAGCGCAAGTACACAGATATGACCTCTTTGGATGCGTTCCCTTCTAATGCCGTCTACCCCACCAAG GACGAGGAGAACAATCCTCTGGAAACAGAGTTCGGTCTGTCCGTCTACAAGGACCACCAGACCATCACGGTGCAGGAGATGCCGGAGAATGCCCCCGCGGGCCAGTTGCCTCGCTCTGTGGACATCATTCTGGACAATGACCTCGTGGACGTGGTCAAACCGGGAGACAGAGTGCAGGTCATCGGAACGTACCGCTGCCTGCCTGGAAAGAAGGGAGGCTTCACTTCAGGAACGTTCAG GACCATCATGATCGCCTGTCATGTCAAACAGATGAGCAAGGAAGCATCCGCGCTCTTCACAGCCGATGACATCAGCAAAATTAGAAACTTCTCCCGCAGTCGCTCTATC AACGCTTTTGATCAGCTGTCTCGCTCACTGGCCCCCAGCATCCACGGCCATGAGTACATCAAGAAGGCAATTCTCTGCATGTTGCTTGGTGGTGTGGAGAAGGTGCTGGAAAACGGCTCGCGGCTCAGAGGAGACATCAACATCCTGCTCATTG GTGACCCTTCGGTTGCTAAGTCTCAGCTTCTGCGTTACGTTCTCCACACCGCACCCAGAGCCATCCCCACCACCGGACGGGGCTCCTCTGGGGTGGGCTTGACCGCCGCCGTCACCACTGACCAGGAAACCG GGGAGCGGCGTCTGGAGGCCGGCGCAATGGTGCTGGCTGACCGCGGCGTGGTGTGCATCGATGAGTTTGACAAAATGTCCGACATGGACCGCACCGCCATCCACGAGGTGATGGAGCAGGGTCGAGTCACCATCGCCAAAGCCGGCATCCACGCTCGCCTGAACGCCCGCTGTTCGGTTCTGGCGGCTGCCAACCCCGTCTACGGAAGG TACGACCAGTACAAAACCCCCATGGAGAACATCGGGCTGCAGGACTCATTGCTGTCACGTTTCGACCTCCTCTTCATCGTGCTGGATCAGATGGACCCAGAGCAGGATCGGGAGATCTCGGACCACGTCCTCAGGATGCACCGCTACCGCGACCCCCGCGAGCAGGAGGGCGCAG caatggcTCTAGGTGGCTCCGTAGACGTCCTGGCCACAGACGACCCGGATGTTGTGGCGCAGGAGCACGAAGAGCTGCAGGTCTACGAGAAACACAACAACCTGCTGCATGGAAACAAGAAAAAGAG GGAGAAGATCGTGAGCAAGGAATTCATGAGGAAGTACATCCACATCGCCAAGGGGGTGACGCCGGTGCTGACGGAGGAGGCGGCCAATCACATCGCAGAAGAGTACTCGAGGCTGAGGAGCCAGGAGCAGCTCGGCACAGATATTGCCAGG ACATCCCCAGTGACGGCCCGAACGCTGGAGACTCTGATCCGTCTGTCCACGGCTCACGCCAAGGCCCGCATGAGCAAAGTGGTGGAGATGGAAGACTCGGAGGTTGCGGTTGAGCTCGTCCAGTTCGCCTACTTTAAGAAG GTTcttgagaaagaaaagaagcgTTCCAAAAAGGGACATGCGTCTGGCTCGGatgtggaggaagaggaggcatcCACTCAGCAGACACCGAGATCTCAGAGAAAGAG GGTGCGCCGTGGGTCTCAGGGCAGTGAGCCCTACAGTCCATACGACTTCAGTGAAGAGCAGGATGTTCCTGAGA TTCAGGCCACctctgtgaaaaaaacaaaagccaagcAAGTGGAGGAGGAACAAATGGATGCCACCTCACAGGCTGACGCCTCTGAGCTCTCTACTGAAAG GCTGAAGGAGTTCAAATCCTCGCTATTCGCCGTGTTCCAGTCCGCTCACGCTCAGTCGGTGAATATGCAGGCGCTGTTAGACGGCGTCAACAAAGAGCGTCAGGTGCGCTTCACCGAGTCGGAGGTCCGCACCGCTTTGACTCGCATGCAGGACGACAACCAGGTCATGGTGGCGGATGACATCATCTTCCTCATCTGA